A genomic window from Silene latifolia isolate original U9 population chromosome Y, ASM4854445v1, whole genome shotgun sequence includes:
- the LOC141630765 gene encoding uncharacterized protein LOC141630765, whose product MLGKYVWWIEQKADHLWVKWVHAVYIKGKVWKDYEPTVNSSWDWRKICQVRTVLRQVLYGGNGSGGNYSTLQGYKFLVPEGEQVPWYPWIRIGWIIPRHRFLVWVVAQQRLLTQDRLMKMGIVQTNVCLFCGVEEESHEHLFFRCVYSERCRALIATWCCIDIPMTSCVDWWLKWRVRDICRKRIVAMILASLMQHVWWSRNVCRVEQYIHSPKLVASLVRNEIRMRIRSCRIVSIKSSVKHWIEKLCNEVG is encoded by the coding sequence ATGTTAGGAAAGTATGTCTGGTGGATAGAGCAAAAAGCTGACCACCTATGGGTCAAATGGGTTCATGCTGTTTATATTAAAGGAAAGGTTTGGAAGGATTATGAACCAACTGTTAACAGTAGCTGGGATTGGCGGAAAATTTGTCAAGTCAGGACTGTTCTGAGGCAAGTCTTATACGGGGGGAATGGTTCAGGAGGGAATTATTCTACTTTACAGGGGTATAAGTTTCTGGTTCCTGAAGGGGAGCAGGTACCTTGGTATCCTTGGATTAGAATAGGATGGATAATTCCTCGTCACAGGTTCTTGGTATGGGTGGTGGCGCAACAAAGATTATTGACCCAGGATAGATTGATGAAGATGGGCATTGTGCAGACTAATGTGTGCTTATTTTGTGGTGTTGAAGAGGAAAGTCATGAACACCTTTTTTTCAGATGTGTGTACAGTGAAAGATGCAGAGCACTGATAGCTACCTGGTGCTGCATTGATATACCAATGACGAGTTGTGTGGACTGGTGGCTTAAGTGGCGAGTTCGTGATATTTGCAGGAAGAGGATTGTGGCTATGATTTTGGCGAGTTTGATGCAGCATGTGTGGTGGAGTCGCAATGTGTGTCGAGTGGAGCAGTATATCCATAGTCCTAAGCTAGTGGCTAGTCTAGTTAGGAATGAAATTCGTATGAGAATTAGAAGTTGTAGAATAGTGAGTATTAAGAGTAGTGTTAAACATTGGATTGAAAAGCTATGTAATGAGGTAGGATGA